The Macaca fascicularis isolate 582-1 chromosome 12, T2T-MFA8v1.1 genome has a segment encoding these proteins:
- the PPP1R7 gene encoding protein phosphatase 1 regulatory subunit 7 isoform X3: METINLDRDAEDVDLNHCRIGKIEGFEVLKKVKTLCLRQNLIKCIENLEELQSLRELDLYDNQIKKIENLEALTELEILDISFNLLRNIEGVDKLTRLKKLFLVNNKISKIENLSNLHQLQMLELGSNRIRAIENIDTLTNLESLFLGKNKITKLQNLDALTNLTVLSMQSNRLTKIEGLQNLVNLRELYLSHNGIEVIEGLENNNKLTMLDIASNRIKKIENISHLTELQEFWMNDNLLESWSDLDELKGARSLETVYLERNPLQKDPQYRRKVMLALPSVRQIDATFVRF; the protein is encoded by the exons ATGGAAACCATCAACCTGGACAGAGATGCAGAG GATGTTGATTTGAATCACTGTCGCATTGGGAAGATTGAAGGATTTGAGGTACTGAAGAAAGTGAAG ACTCTCTGCCTCCGCcaaaatttaattaaatgcaTTGAGAATCTGGAGGAGCTACAGAGTCTTCGAGAGCTGGATCTTTACGACAACCAGATCAAGAAGATTGAGAATCTGGAGGCGCTAACAGAGCTGGA GATTCTAGATATTTCTTTTAATCTGCTGAGAAACATCGAAGGGGTTGACAAGTTGACACGACTGAAAAAACTCTTCTTGGTCAAcaataaaatcagtaaaattgAGAACTTAAGCAACTTACATCAACTACAGATGCTAGAGCTGGGATCTAACCGCATCCGG GCAATTGAAAATATTGACACCTTAACCAACCTGGAGAGTTTGtttttggggaaaaacaaaattactaaACTTCAGAACCTGGATGCGCTCACCAACCTGACAGTCCTCAGTATGCAG AGCAACCGACTGACCAAGATCGAGGGTCTGCAGAACCTGGTGAACCTGCGGGAGCTGTACCTTAGCCACAATGGCATCGAGGTCATCGAGGGCCTGGAGAACAAT aacAAACTCACGATGTTGGACATTGCATCAAATAGAAtcaaaaagattgaaaatatcAGCCATCTAACAGAGCTGCAAGAATTCTGG ATGAACGACAATCTCCTTGAGAGCTGGAGTGACCTCGACGAGCTGAAGGGAGCCAGGAGCCTGGAGACGGTGTACTTGGAGCGGAACCCCCTGCAGAAGGACCCCCAGTACAGGCGAAAGGTCATGCTTGCCCTCCCCTCCGTGCGGCAGATTGACGCCACGTTCGTCAGGTTCTGA
- the PPP1R7 gene encoding protein phosphatase 1 regulatory subunit 7 isoform X2 — protein MAAERGAGQQQSQEMMEEEHELPVDMETINLDRDAEDVDLNHCRIGKIEGFEVLKKVKTLCLRQNLIKCIENLEELQSLRELDLYDNQIKKIENLEALTELEILDISFNLLRNIEGVDKLTRLKKLFLVNNKISKIENLSNLHQLQMLELGSNRIRAIENIDTLTNLESLFLGKNKITKLQNLDALTNLTVLSMQSNRLTKIEGLQNLVNLRELYLSHNGIEVIEGLENNNKLTMLDIASNRIKKIENISHLTELQEFWMNDNLLESWSDLDELKGARSLETVYLERNPLQKDPQYRRKVMLALPSVRQIDATFVRF, from the exons aagaacATGAGCTGCCTGTGGACATGGAAACCATCAACCTGGACAGAGATGCAGAG GATGTTGATTTGAATCACTGTCGCATTGGGAAGATTGAAGGATTTGAGGTACTGAAGAAAGTGAAG ACTCTCTGCCTCCGCcaaaatttaattaaatgcaTTGAGAATCTGGAGGAGCTACAGAGTCTTCGAGAGCTGGATCTTTACGACAACCAGATCAAGAAGATTGAGAATCTGGAGGCGCTAACAGAGCTGGA GATTCTAGATATTTCTTTTAATCTGCTGAGAAACATCGAAGGGGTTGACAAGTTGACACGACTGAAAAAACTCTTCTTGGTCAAcaataaaatcagtaaaattgAGAACTTAAGCAACTTACATCAACTACAGATGCTAGAGCTGGGATCTAACCGCATCCGG GCAATTGAAAATATTGACACCTTAACCAACCTGGAGAGTTTGtttttggggaaaaacaaaattactaaACTTCAGAACCTGGATGCGCTCACCAACCTGACAGTCCTCAGTATGCAG AGCAACCGACTGACCAAGATCGAGGGTCTGCAGAACCTGGTGAACCTGCGGGAGCTGTACCTTAGCCACAATGGCATCGAGGTCATCGAGGGCCTGGAGAACAAT aacAAACTCACGATGTTGGACATTGCATCAAATAGAAtcaaaaagattgaaaatatcAGCCATCTAACAGAGCTGCAAGAATTCTGG ATGAACGACAATCTCCTTGAGAGCTGGAGTGACCTCGACGAGCTGAAGGGAGCCAGGAGCCTGGAGACGGTGTACTTGGAGCGGAACCCCCTGCAGAAGGACCCCCAGTACAGGCGAAAGGTCATGCTTGCCCTCCCCTCCGTGCGGCAGATTGACGCCACGTTCGTCAGGTTCTGA